The Brassica oleracea var. oleracea cultivar TO1000 chromosome C7, BOL, whole genome shotgun sequence sequence TGTCAAAATGCAGGTAGAGAAACTCATAATCAGTTCATACACAAAAAAGACGAACTTTATTAAATCGATAGACGAAGTTCTAATCTTTACTTGCTTGCAAATTACGTAAGCCAATGAGCATATAGCGGCGGAAAAACACACACAGAACGAAAGCAGAGCAGACGATTTCAGAAAAAAAAAAAACAGAGAGAGTGATTCAACATACCATACTGCCGCTTATGAGCTGAGGAAAGCCCTAATACGAGAAAACCAGACGGAAAGTTTGGAACTTTAGAGTGAAGAAAGGGGGTTTTAGAGAGAGAAAGCCTGTTGAAGGAGGAAGGTGGGGGACTTGAGGGACCATTGAGAGAGAGAGAGAGAGAGAGAGAGAGAGAGAGAGAGAGAGAGTGGGTGGAATTAAAAAAAAAAATAAAGTCACACGGAAGAAGAAATACATTTAAAATTGATAATTTGCAATAACTGCCCATACCTTTCACCTAAATGAAAAACGGACCCTTGTTTTCTTGGAACTTACATAAAACCCCACATGTAGTCATGAGATATTGAACGATTGGTGTGATCTTTGATCATATCTTTTCTCCCTCTGCAATCCTATCAGATATTGACGCGACACTCTTTACTAGTATATCTGTACTTTTTCTTCACTAATTTGACTAGCTGCATATATTGCAATTTTTTTGGATTTTGTTCCAAAAATTCTATATAGTCTTTCTTTGTTAGCTTATACAAAAATGGAGTGTATACGAGAGTTCCTAATCTAAATATGGGCTATAACTTTTTAATTATTAACCTTTGTTAATAGTAAATATGTTTGATATAACAAGTAACTCTGTAAAAAACAACGGCATGTGGATATACGCTTTTGCATTTTGTGTCTGCCAAATATATGTAAAGGCTTCAAATAATTTGATTTGGCTATTTATGTCATCAAAATTGACTTACCTTTTCTGTCACACACACGTCCGTTTAGAACTCTAGAGTTAAGCGTGCTAGAACTGAAGTAGTGAAATGATGAGTAACCTATCGGAAAGTAATTTGTGATACCGTGTTCAAAGCATTGAGAAATGTCGGATGATGATTGCAGAGTCAGTATACATGACTTTTGAGCCATGGAAAATTAACGGATTGACTGTTGAAACGGATGGACCCACGGACGTGGATGGTCCATTAGCCGTGGACGGTCGGGGTCCCCGTAGCCGTAGATTCACATGTAGTATCATAATTCTATGATTCTATCAAAGAACTAAGTACACATGTATATGTTCTTGCACTTTATGGTAAACATTTTCATCAGTCAAATAACAAAGTGAAAGTGATGAAGATAATAACGGCTGTCTAACTGACTTCCTAACTAAATTGCTATCAGGGTATCATGGTCCGAGAAGGAGAAGGAGATCAAGTTCGATAAGAGTCTAGTCTACCAAGGTGCGGGAAGCGTCGAGAGACTCTAAGTAGAACAGAGGCTTTAAACCCAAATGCAAATATGATTCATGTGCATGATCTCTGTCAGTCGATAAAACAGCTAGAGGGCATAAAGGGGATTCCTCACACTTGTATTGTGCTTGTCCTCTTCGTCTGTCGTATACCGTTATACGGAATCAGAGTGTAAGCGTGAGAAAAGATTGTGACAAGAACACACGAGGGCTGAACGTTTTGGAAGCGAGTGATCAGTGAGAGATGTCGTGTCAAAGAAGAACTTAAAGGCTCAAAACTTTGTTAACGTTTTCAAATTATTTTCAAATGATTCTTTCAAAGTAGAAATAAATATATGTTTGGTACTAAAAACCATGCAACATTGCTTCTAATCTAGTAAAACGTTAGATAAGATCATTTATATATAATTTTCTTCGCTAAGATAAAATCTACCAGAAACCGTCTTAAGAGGCAAGAGTGTCAGCATAAGCTGAAGTCTTCTTACAACAAGAATATAACACAGAGAGAGAGAGAGAGACTCGAAACAGACAGACAGAGATTATCACTAAGCTAGACTCAATGTCCTTTGAGACAGTAAGTGCACCAACAAAACCATAGAACAATAATATTCTTAGAGCATCAAGAAAGAAGAGAATCCACTCAAAGCGATCAAGAGAAGGCAGGTGAGAAATGTGCTTGAGTTCCTGAGAGCAAATGCGCTGCTCTCTGTAGTGTAGTCCGGGTTAATCCCTGTGCTATTGTTTCCAAAAACTCCATTGGTTGAGGAGGTTCCTGAATAAGGACTGTTGCCATTGCCACCAGGAAGCGTGGTGCTTGTTGAGCTGCCTTTTGGATTAGTTGTGCCTGGTGTCACAGTGGTGCTGCCACCGGAGCCACTGGAGAAAATAAAATAGCAACAACACATAAAAAGAGAATATCAGACAGGTAACAACTACTTTGAGGCATTAATGAATCTGATTAGATGAGTTTATAACCAGACCTTGATGAAACTTCAAATCAAAAATTTATTTATTTAATGGTTCAAGTAATATTAATGATGATGTTTGCTATCCTTAATTGATTTGAACTATGCTATCTCTTTCACAACAATAGGAAAAAAACAAGTTGCAAACTTGGGACCCAAACCAAGCTTTAGTCCACTTGTACTCTTTCCCACAAAGATAGAAATCAAATTCTTGAAAAGCTATTTGGATCAGAAGTATAACCTGGCACTAGTAGGGAAGGTGCATCCTGAGTAACCTGTACAATTAAAAAAAGGTTCAGCAAACACATAAAATGTTAATACATTGATGTTTATCCACAGAGTTGGAGCTAGAAATTAGTCTTTATCACTCATCTTGGCATATCCACATTGTCTAAGAATCTTATCAAAATCATTCAAATTGTAACAAAAATAATAAAGCCTTCAACTTTATGTGACTATCAATCAATCAAGTGACTACAGGTTCCTCAAATGTATATTGTATATCAAAAAGATGAAGGGAATCAAAGAGCATTTAGACGAGGATGGTTGAGACTGACTTGGATCAGAGTTAGTTGGAGTGGCAGTGCCACTGAAATCACAAGTGCCTGGAGCCTGATGCTTCTTTTGGAAGAAGCTATTGACTGCATAGTTGCAGTGAGACCTAACATTGTCAGGGTCAAAGCAAGGTGCTTTTGGGTGAGTGGGGTTACAGTCTGCTCCATTACCACAGGCATAGTCTAGTGTGCTCTGTAGCACTGTATCACTCAGCCCTGTTTTGCACACGCACCATGAGGCACCTACATAAACCAAGAGGCAACACTTAGTGGTTGATTCAATACAAAAGCCTAAATATTTGTTGTTCTATAATGTGAAAGCCAACAAGATCTGTGGTAAAAAAACTTGGAACTCAGTTTGAGGGGTTTAATCTTTAAAAATTATCAAAAACATAGTAAAAAGTTGTAAGAAAACAAGCAAACCAGCAAAGTTTTCCAGAAATTTGTGAACTTTTCCAAGTAAAAAAAACACTTTAAACACTTTAAAGAAAAGAATTAAGTAAATTAAAAATGAGACAAGAACAAACAAATCTTGAAACCTTTTTTTGTTATTCAAAGGAATAGCAACCAAAAAATACAGCCTGAATGTGTCAAGAGACATAACTATGAAATAGCTAAAAAAATGGTAACTTTTAATTTGTCTATCAATGGTAGAACACTCATTGACGCCTGACTACAACAAGAACCCATTTTCAGACCAGAGCCAAAAGGCTTGAGACTCGGACAGTAAGAGAGACAAGACTAATGCCAAAAAATCTGAAGGAAGAGTGGAAGTTTCTTACTAGAATGGCTAGCCATGGCTAGGAGGAGAAGTGAAAGAACCAGAGCAGCCATAGATGCGTTCAGACAAAATGTCACAGTTGTCCTCTAGAAAGAAAAATAGTGAAGATAGAGAAAGAGATCTCTAGAGAAAGAAGGAGATGAGAAAGTGGAGAAAACAGCAAGGGGTATAGAGAGTGGCTACTCGATGTGTGTAAAAGAGATGGGTGAGACGAGAGAGTGGCTACTTGTTGTGTGTCCTCTTTTGTCTCTCTCTCAAAACCCTTTCGAGTGCTGTTTTACATCATTAAATAA is a genomic window containing:
- the LOC106301963 gene encoding PLASMODESMATA CALLOSE-BINDING PROTEIN 1-like, with protein sequence MAALVLSLLLLAMASHSSASWCVCKTGLSDTVLQSTLDYACGNGADCNPTHPKAPCFDPDNVRSHCNYAVNSFFQKKHQAPGTCDFSGTATPTNSDPSYSGCTFPTSASGSGGSTTVTPGTTNPKGSSTSTTLPGGNGNSPYSGTSSTNGVFGNNSTGINPDYTTESSAFALRNSSTFLTCLLLIALSGFSSFLML